A genome region from Gossypium hirsutum isolate 1008001.06 chromosome A04, Gossypium_hirsutum_v2.1, whole genome shotgun sequence includes the following:
- the LOC107948493 gene encoding UPF0496 protein At3g19330, whose protein sequence is MSSFPSPLQTQTRSQHSQGNVASPFPNVLREHENCLCKCLNQICSVLSGNFTDDTPSSSTTQLSPTLNLSHEYSLALQNNSYNEIRHMIEAQMQVENVIEGEVTDTHHLRLSPVLRPNRDCVHQALLHTNPNATLTHLLSTYFDHSENITTLCLMLRQCVSRARTLYAPITHLLQDFPYDPSSIHISQCNSAIDVFTQFDSLDNPFPSPDSHDFNEMHHSFSQLKEQLDHHRNKSLSRFRVLHRATSGSAFCLIGTVVGVAISAVVISTHALAAFVGLVSTSLCPIYVPSHLKKKQLAHMTQLYAAARSGTFFHINHLESIVCLVDLLHSAVKGDRELIRIALKSRDIYLIYEVVKDLRNSRNKFFDKLKELEDHIYFCFDAVNKSRANLVDQIHPHQSSNS, encoded by the coding sequence ATGTCCTCGTTCCCGAGCCCGCTGCAAACTCAAACTCGTTCCCAACATTCCCAAGGTAACGTTGCTTCGCCATTCCCCAATGTTCTCCGCGAGCACGAGAACTGTTTGTGTAAATGCCTCAATCAAATTTGCTCTGTTCTATCCGGGAATTTCACTGATGACACCCCCAGCTCCAGCACCACTCAGCTCTCGCCTACCTTAAATCTCAGTCACGAGTACAGTCTCGCTTTGCAGAACAATTCTTACAATGAGATACGACACATGATTGAAGCTCAAATGCAAGTCGAGAATGTGATTGAGGGCGAGGTTACTGATACCCATCACTTGCGTTTGTCGCCGGTACTGCGCCCCAACAGAGATTGCGTCCACCAAGCTCTTCTCCACACAAATCCCAATGCTACACTCACTCACTTGCTTTCTACATACTTTGATCACAGCGAAAATATCACCACTCTTTGCCTCATGCTCCGCCAATGCGTATCTCGTGCTCGTACCCTGTATGCTCCTattactcatcttcttcaagactTCCCTTATGACCCAAGTTCTATCCATATCTCGCAATGTAACTCCGCCATTGATGTTTTCACCCAATTCGATAGCCTTGACAATCCTTTCCCATCTCCTGATTCCCATGATTTCAACGAAATGCACCACAGTTTCTCCCAGCTCAAGGAGCAGCTTGATCACCACCGCAACAAATCCCTTTCTAGATTTCGCGTCTTGCACCGCGCAACTTCTGGCTCTGCCTTTTGCTTAATTGGCACTGTTGTTGGAGTTGCCATTTCGGCCGTGGTTATCTCCACTCATGCCCTGGCTGCCTTTGTAGGCCTTGTCTCTACCTCACTTTGTCCTATTTATGTTCCAAGTCATCTCAAGAAGAAACAGCTTGCGCATATGACTCAACTGTATGCTGCTGCCAGAAGTGGAACTTTTTTCCATATCAATCATCTTGAGTCTATTGTCTGCCTTGTTGACTTGTTGCATTCTGCTGTTAAGGGCGATAGGGAGCTTATAAGAATTGCATTGAAAAGTAGGGACATATATCTCATCTATGAAGTCGTGAAAGATCTCCGCAATAGCCGCAACAAATTTTTTGACAAGCTCAAAGAACTTGAGGATCATATATACTTTTGCTTTGATGCTGTCAATAAATCCAGAGCTAATCTGGTTGACCAGATCCATCCTCATCAATCTTCTAATTCATGA